In Zea mays cultivar B73 chromosome 7, Zm-B73-REFERENCE-NAM-5.0, whole genome shotgun sequence, the following proteins share a genomic window:
- the LOC100191296 gene encoding uncharacterized protein LOC100191296, with amino-acid sequence MAAMMMATSESKSPARALRRLAGAAVAAVLLRRTFSASKCKTEARMATARMKLLRNRREAQVRQMRRDIAALLRDKQEDTARIRVEHVIREQNFMAANEIIELFCELIVTRLPIIAKQKECPADLKEGICSLIFAAPRCSELPELGRIRDIFEKKYGKDFVSAAVDLRPDAAVNNLLIEKLSIKKPSGQIKLKVLKDIAKEHQIDWDTAESEQELLKPPEELIKGPSTFLEASNMPVKNILTPYTVQPDPVNFSYRCSDDEYDDRGTMQFKDAASAARAAAESAERATSAAKAAADFVNNNNNNHPFDEDEDCKASTHEFTHTLKRQSMSNSSRSSLKEDANAFDEQKPHEGKTYSARRFSGKNHVEYDKDGYPADLDLKTRRRNCRAARKVHSEIKFDDSEGLCSESEGENDVEIQSVERPLPPKSELFSENRHSEDEEHDQDFPELPKTNLHSRVHPNMPLDYETLTARFEALKSGKLP; translated from the exons ATGGCGGCGATGATGATGGCCACGTCCGAGTCAAAGTCCCCCGCCCGCGCGCTGAGGCGGCTGGCTGGCGCCGCGGTCGCCGCCGTGCTGCTCCGCCGCACCTTCAGCGCCTCCAAGTG CAAGACGGAGGCGCGGATGGCGACGGCGCGGATGAAGCTGCTGCGGAACCGGAGGGAGGCGCAGGTGCGCCAGATGCGCCGCGACATTGCCGCGCTCCTCCGCGACAAACAGGAGGATACCGCACGCATCAGG GTTGAACATGTAATTAGGGAACAGAACTTTATGGCAGCCAACGAGATCATTGAGCTCTTCTGCGAGCTGATTGTTACACGCCTTCCTATCATCGCAAAACAGAA GGAATGTCCAGCAGACTTGAAAGAAGGTATCTGCAGTTTGATATTTGCAGCTCCAAGGTGCTCTGAGCTCCCTGAACTTGGTCGCATACgtgacatttttgaaaagaagtaTGGCAAAGATTTTGTTTCTGCTGCAGTTGACTTGCGCCCAGATGCTGCTGTTAACAACCTT CTGATTGAGAAGCTGTCGATTAAGAAGCCTTCCGGGCAAATTAAGCTGAAAGTTCTAAAGGATATAGCAAAAGAGCATCAGATTGATTGGGATACCGCTGAGAGTGAGCAGGAGCTTCTGAAACCTCCTGAAGAGTTGATT AAAGGGCCAAGTACATTTCTTGAAGCTTCCAACATGCCTGTTAAGAATATTCTGACACCATATACCGTGCAGCCAGATCCAGTTAACTTCAG CTATAGGTGTTCGGATGACGAATATGATGACAGGGGCACTATGCAATTCAAAGATGCAGCTTCAGCTGCTCGAGCAGCTGCAGAGTCTGCTGAGAGAGCAACATCTGCTGCAAAGGCTGCAGCTGATTTTGTCAATAATAACAATAACAACCATCcatttgatgaagatgaagattgcAAAGCTTCAACTCATGAATTCACTCATACACTCAAGAGACAGTCAATGAGCAACTCGAGTAGATCCTCCTTGAAAGAAGATGCAAATGCCTTTGATGAACAAAAACCTCATGAAGGGAAAACATACAGTGCAAGAAGGTTCAGTGGAAAGAACCATGTAGAATATGACAAAGACGGCTACCCTGCAGATTTGGACTTGAAGACACGGAGAAGGAACTGCCGTGCTGCTCGGAAGGTGCACTCAGAGATAAAGTTTGATGATTCTGAGGGACTGTGTTCAGAATCCGAAGGTGAAAATGATGTGGAGATTCAGTCTGTGGAAAGGCCATTGCCTCCTAAGAGTGAGCTGTTTTCAGAAAACCGTCACTCAGAAGACGAAGAGCATGATCAAGATTTCCCTGAATTGCCGAAGACAAACCTTCATTCTCGTGTTCATCCAAATATGCCTCTTGACTATGAAACTCTCACTGCACGCTTTGAGGCTCTCAAATCTGGCAAGCTTCCGTAG
- the LOC100281944 gene encoding SAUR55 - auxin-responsive SAUR family member — protein sequence MMSGKRIAHLAKKWQRMAAQRRQRLTWGGAGAAAKQAGESCSSVASKGHCAVYTADWARFEVPLACLSTLVFRELLEMSQEEFGFSGGDGSGRITLPCDTAVMEYAMCLLRRSASAELEQAFLSTVAATSCLYASRVAPCVGACQRVAV from the coding sequence ATGATGAGCGGCAAGAGGATTGCTCATCTGGCTAAGAAGTGGCAAAGGATGGCGGCACAACGGAGGCAGCGCCTCACCTGGGGCGGAGCAGGCGCGGCAGCAAAGCAAGCCGGCGAGAGCTGCAGCTCCGTGGCGAGCAAGGGCCACTGCGCCGTGTACACGGCCGACTGGGCGCGGTTCGAGGTGCCCCTGGCGTGCCTCAGCACTCTGGTCTTCAGGGAGCTCCTGGAAATGTCGCAGGAGGAGTTCGGCTTCTCCGGCGGCGATGGCAGTGGCAGGATCACGCTGCCCTGCGACACGGCGGTCATGGAGTACGCCATGTGCTTGCTCAGGAGGAGCGCCTCTGCTGAGCTAGAGCAGGCGTTCCTTAGCACCGTGGCGGCAACGTCGTGCCTGTACGCCAGCCGCGTGGCGCCGTGCGTAGGAGCCTGCCAGCGGGTTGCTGTTTAG